The following DNA comes from Erigeron canadensis isolate Cc75 chromosome 3, C_canadensis_v1, whole genome shotgun sequence.
ATGTTCTAGGTGTTTGACTGATCAAGTTTCATATATCcattatatatatccaatacaTTACAACACATATCTGAAAAATAAGAGAAATTATAAAGACATACCACATTGGTCCAAAAAATCTTATACAACAGAACAATATAgttgaatatataaaaacaggTCATATTGACACACTATTAGGTATGCCCCTTCCAGTGAGTCCCTCTTCACTAGATGGCAAGAGCAGGGTGTATGGCACTTGTACTGGCCCAAACCTGTTCTTGAACTTCTTATCATTGTTCCTATTCACTATTATTTCCTCGATTTCTTTCAACTTGTTGCCGAACTTTTGGAATGCTTTCAAAGGTTCTGCATCCATGGTCCACTCGGGGCACTCTCGTTGCCCCAGATAGATCTCATCAGAGGTGTGTCTTGACAATATCTCAATCAATGTAACGCTGAGAAGTGACTGTAGTTGAGGACTAACggttttcaagaaaaatttcTTGGGGTCGTCTTTGAGTTCATCATACTCTGGAGTGTCTGGTTCGGGCATAAGCCTACGACTTAAAGTTGGACGATTTGGAGGGTATCCAGCATAAGGGTACTGCCCGAAGTTTACAGCCGCATGAAGGGCAGAAGTCACCCATATGATTATGCAGCAACTGTCAATAACTTCTTGAACCGAACTCATTTTGGGCCACCATGTTTCGTGTTTCAAATCACCATGTCCTTCCTCTCGAAGCTCCTTCCACCATGATTGCAGTTCAACGTCCTTTTGTACCATATCGTcgtttttataataaaacttGCAGTAGTCTTCAACCCATGTTTTAATGGCTGACCAAATCTCAAGCCCGTCCACAGCGTATGGGTAGTCCTCAATTACTAGTCGAAGACCATGAGGAGCATTTGAGTCCTCAACTGCCATTCCcctgtatatatacatatatattatacgaTATACCCATTAATCCATTTTACTAATTAGTAACCAAAATACTTTTGTGGATGAGTTGCATACCTTGAAATAAGGTCTGTTGGAAGAGCCTGGTTTGGGAAAACCCAGTCCTTGTATATCTTAGAACAAATTTCAACTGAATATTTTCCGGTAAAGAAAGTTCTTTCAATAACACCTCCACTACTGATCAAGATATTCCTGGCAGAAGCGTTGATGTTCATTGTATCACGAAAATGTGGATGAAGAAGCTTGTTGATGGGATGGAGTACACTCAGTTGCCTATTTGTTGCTATCACAAAGGGTTCAACAACCGCATGTGTATGCAACCTGTAGATTACGAAAAAGATATTAATGAATAGGGTAATACTATATAAGAAACTGAAATTTGTTAATCGTTgcgtaaaattatatataatttcttatgGTACCAGTGACTAATGAGTTGATGAACTCCTGTATCGTTCACCGCTACATATGTTTTAGCCAAATGCCATATTTCAGCTTCCACTCCAACTTTTGATGGAGTGCATACTTTGCTAATAGCACCAAGTTTATCATCATCTGGATGAGGTAAGCTTAACTCAATAGCTATTGGTTTTAAAGTTCCATCTTTTTGTAGAATGAGCAAAGTTCGTGTGGCATAAATCTTGCTGGAAGTTGAATTAATCCGCCTCACGTATGGCATCAATGAGTCGTGATGATCCAGTATAAATAGTCTTTTGGCTTTTAGCACCTGCACAGAACATATAGATGATGTTTtgagttataaatatttaaacataGTAGATTAAACTAATAAGAACGGATACTACACTTGATTTATGACAATAGGCTGGCTGAGACTACCTCTTGTACATCTAAACCGTCGAGATGTTCTTCAATGTGATGTGATCTGATTGAACTATTTTGGTTACCGTAAACCTTGACATCCAACTTACTTATTGGAGGAAATTCCTACAAAATATGAGATTTAAGCATGTCAACTGACAAAATACATTGGTTACTCTCAATTTGCTTCTTAAGTTAAACAAGTTCACTTAACTTTCTTCTTTTGGATTAATCTAATCCTAAAAAACTAACAACTTACTTGCAAGAGTTGAATCAAAACAGGGTTGACTCCAGCCAGCATCTCTCTTGCAAATTCTTCATCCGTGCTCCAAGCATTTGGGTCGGCTGGTTAAAACATCACAAAAAATGCTTGAATTACAATTCATCGGAACCCAATAGAGTATTATATAATGCATGTATAGGATTGATATAATTGTGTATCCTATAAAAGCATGCTTGATCTATATCAACATGTAACTTGTGTGTACAAATCTTTGTTCAGTTGTTCCCTGCAACCCATTACAAAAGACGTCACAACTGGGACAGCAGAATTAGTaccattgatgacttgaggtgtCGAGTATTTGGAAAGACCCTCGCCATCAGATCGGACAATTTCCTTGAGCACTTGTATTGGGATGTctgttaaaataaaatcaagggAAGGGCCCTCAGGAAGCTTGATTCCTCCTTTGTAAAGCTTCATGACATCGTCTAATGAGTCGAATTCATCTAGAGTGGTGTCAGATAGAGCTTCAAACTCCGGCAGAAGTAATTTGAGGACAGATTCTAGTCCATAGGCCAAAAAATCAGATCTTTTTAAGTGTCCAAATCGCTCATCTCTTGGAACATATATCGTAGAACTTTGGATAAATGAAAGCCTGCTCTCATATTTTGGATCTGCCAAAAGCCAAAAATACCTATTAGGAtaactaattttaatttttgaaatagATGTCATGATATTTTAAACTTTATCCAAGTGACCTGATTTGGCTGGTGATCGGCCTGTTCTTCCCCTACGTGGATATGGGTACTCAGACGACCCCCCAATAATGGGGCGCTTTTTCTCCTCATCATCCGGATTTGACAAGTCATTGTACACATCATAGTCATAAACCCTGTCCCATTCTTGAAGCATTCCGGTTCCATTTCCTCTCAAGGTTTCCAATTCATCCTCTCTGTAAGGACGTAGTAGTTCAGGCGTCTCACTAGGAAGATATGCCTGTACAATTGTTACATGGAATCTTAAACTTGGGTAACAAGATGTATATGTTAAAATCGAAAGATGTATGAAACtagactctttttttttttgtataaatggGTACCCGATTAGAGAAAAATATACGATCTTTGGTGTAATTTTTGGCAGGGTAAACCCACGAGTTACAAACAAAATGGACTTCACCATGACCAGGAACATTTTCAAGATTGAGTGTCATAAGGTAAAATTCACTGTGGTGGAAATTTTGGACAATAAAAGCTCCTGGCAGTCCAAATTCTTCATCCCATTCAAATGTGACTTCAAAGGCTGATTCTTCAGCGGTAAGAGGCGCGATTGTGCTGATCCAGTCCTCCAAGATTGCTGGTTTTCCAGCAAGCTTGCCTCTCAACCCTTTTTCTGCATCACAAATTTGAACCCATGAATGTGATCAATGTTTTCCAAGTTTTTATGAAGTCCACTAATTAAAATGTTACACTTCTGTCACTTCCCTTTCAAGTTTATATTAAAATCGTCTAATTCGAAACTTATGTAGTAGTAATCAAAGATCATTGCAAGATAAATGCAGTATGCTAGGCATACGGTGTTTTCTAATTAAACGATAATTAACATCAATAGTTGAGATTACTAGTCATATTTCCTCAACATCAATACCTTGTTaacccttttttaatttttagaatatattgattgattttgTTGAAAACTTGGGAAAAAAGAGGTGGGAGAAGTTGTATAGAGGTTGAAAAAAGAAATTATCACATTACATACAAAAATAAAGTAAAGATGGTGTAAAGATAGTGAGAAAAAGTATTTTTCCCCGAAAAAAATGAAGAGTTGAACTTGAAATTCTGGCAAAAAGTATTAATctgtataatttaaaaaaaatagaaatccATTGCGTATATAGGCCAATCAAAAGCCACCAGACgcaaagtatttatttatttattttttaagtaattttcGATTCAGATGtgttggaggcaattttaacaaAAGATTTATTGGGCCTCCAACCCCATCctaatgaaaaatattttgagatcAGAAACCAAGACTCGAATATGAGACCTTAGGAAAAACAGATGCAAATATCTACAAACCAAAACATACGTTCACATTTTAGGCCTTTTAACCTTTATTTGATATTAGGAGAAAAAAAGAATGTGAAAATATTTGGTTAAAACAATATATTCTAAACTCTATTACATATTTGATCAgcatatttaaataaaaaaacatatgaaaatatcTAAGTTGTATACCTCCATTATTTGagttaaatatttcaatttgacaaatgagaaacTAACATTTTCGTCAATGTCTATCTATATGTCCACATGGAAATACTTTTGTcaaatcttatattttatttgattaaaaaaacacatttgtaATAACTTATATTAAATAACAGTCCCCTTCTATATTGATCATAAATGTTTAATAATTGGTGTATTTAAGTACATTAAACTAACTCTATgttaatatttgtataaaaaatttcatcaatatataaTTCGCAAAGTCGAGCTCAAATTATTTGTAGCCAATATTAAAATACGAGTACATAAGCTAACACTCAAACAATAATTTGAAAAGTCCAGGTTATTACTCATAGTTCAATGTAAGACTAACTCGATATTGGTTTTAATTAAGCTATTTCTTTGCTAGCTTGACGAGTTGACTATGAAGCTAGTCAATTGTGGTCGATAcaacttttgtaatttttttttttgattaattatagGTGTCTTACTCGCTTTGCGAACAGACTAATCCCAAGAGCTAACTTGTTTTGATGACCATTAGATGACAACaccaataaaaaaacaaataaaaatacatgGAATAAAAACagagttattttttaaaaaatgggcTGGTTTTCCGTTTCTTTTGTAAATATGGGTTTCTTCTGATTTCTTTTCTACAAATGAGCAATTTTGACATTGTGAACCCCGTCAAAACTTGAGACTatgatttctttatttttaaaattcatgTATAACCctatagtttatatatactaggggttaggtattgtaaaacaagtattaaaataaaacaaaaaagacaagatcttgactcttagatcatgattaaattgatgcacaaaaattcacgaaacaaataatgCACGATAAATTTCAAgatgcacggtgatcttcagtgaagaaaaccttattgttttatttgttttactttaaaatttattatattttacctAAAGCCACCTACATATATACTATTGTTTTTATTGAACAGTTTTATTTTGTATTCAGCTATAATTTAGTTTGCATATTGGTGTTAGGTTTACATATctgattaaaaatataaacatttataaCGCTtgcattattaaattaattcaACTAAATCAATGTTAAGCTATTACAACAACTGCGTATACAACTGCTAAGTATAATGTATCTATGTTGAATCCAAGATAATAAACCAAACACCAAGATACAAGCTAAACTATAATTCTAtacaaaataaaactattaaatgAAGACAAAAGTATAAAATCTATACAAGTATAGGGATATAAATGAAATCTAAAAATAAACGAATCAGACTTTACAAGTTTTGGTGGGGTCCATTACGTCAAAATTATAAACCcgtacaaaacaaaaacaaactaaCCCATAATTTACAAAAGGAATGCAAAACTAATCCATTTTCGCAAAGAACTCAATAAAAACAAAGGAGTAGGTTTAGGATCAATCAAGTGTCGAATATATTATACGTAATATTGATTATTGAACATGAATGATGGATCATAAGTCTATAATACATGTATTAACAAAAGCATTTAAAGAGTTGACTGTCTTAATTAAATGTATTATTCGCAGTTggcatatatattataataaactaCTATTTCCTCATGATAATCGAATCTGAGTTGCTCAGGTATCATGAGAATTTGATTTGGATAGTtattatttcataaattttgtgGTATGGATTCAAGAAAAAATTAGTGTAATCAATGATCATAAAACTCAGGATAGTAGATAGATCTAGAATAACCACACCAGTCCTGAATACTTATACATCGTTGAGCTAGCTAgccattcaaaaatatttttggtatcGGTTTTTTGGTATGGTATGATATGCATGGTCTGGTTTGTGTACTCTTAACTTCTTGCAGTTTTTAATGTTgtttcatatattcatatgaATCATATTTTTGATCGAGaggttaattaaaaaaagtggTTCACTGTTATGTTtcaatatcatatcatatcagcatatatttaattttgccAAAATCAACAAATCTAGCTAATATGTAGTAAAAATATTGATCATCTGAAGTACTCGAGTATGTATTACACCATGCAGGCAATGTCTATAACATATTAATCTGCTCAAAGCCTTAAATGGGCGCGCGCAGTTTCTAAAAGAGTTTGAGCTGATCATGGCGCGGTTGTAGTGTTTGTCTAGACAATAAttattgtattttgtttttagatgtgcaaacattatataattaattatattcgTATATATAATTCTGTATGTACGAAAGAGTGGAGTCAAGTACCAGAGGATGATCCACGATCAGCATGAGTGACACTAATGAATTGGATAGAGATATGTTGGCCGAACAACTCATGAGCTCGGTCCAAAACCGACGCCCCCAAGTCATTGAAGTCGAGCACGTTCTTCTTCATCAACACCACTTTCCCTTTGACAATCGTCGTCTTCTTGATCTCATTGTTTTTTCTCAGCAATAAGTTTGCGAACTTACGAAATAACTCATCCATCTGTTAAACTATATATTTGATGCGATCTCTACTTGCTTAATGAGAATGTGAAAGGTGAACTGAAGGTGTATATCTCAATGAAACTGGATTAGTTGATATTTATAGACTTAAATCATGggcatatgtgtatatatatatgtgtgtgagtGTAAATTGAAACCATAATTAGTGAACGGCTTCTAAACCAATATTTAATAACCTTAACCATTCGTCATGCATTGTCTATCTGCATATGTCACAAGTTGATATTAATAAACAGTGATTAATTAGTCACAAGCAGATTATTCATCAGTCTAATCCaacttatattatatagaaCGATACCAGCGCGATCCCGAAAAGGCTtagtatttttacaaaaaagtcttgtatatcgtagtagatgatgatggtggtgtgtaaggtACAAAAAACACGAgtccctaatggtccctaaaataaggagtccatAATATAACtcatatgtgtgtatatatatatagttcggttcggttttatGGTTGTGTTTTCGTATGAAACTAAAATCGAACCATAACATTctgtttttagaaaatcaaaatcgaaaaccattgattttttcggttttcggttttttcaaTTCGGGTTTTTCGGTTATTatggttttttcagtttttggttggTTTTTCTCGCCCATAATACATAGTATAGATATGAAGTATGATACACGctctttatttaaaatttatatgcaTCTTGTATGCTACAcgctttttatttaaaatgcattttgaacTTTCTCTATATTATCAAGTATATGAGCTGAGATTTCTATATTAGTAATCATGAATCATTCCTCATCAATTAACATCAAAATTGTGCCTGTGTGATGTCAAATTGAAGATCATATTATAATTTTCCAACGGGAATGTTATATCCGAATGATAATCTATAATATGAGTCGATTAATATTAATTACGagtagtttatattttatttgttcaaaataataataatatgccATTCAAAAACGGATGCTTATCTATAGTATGGattatttgatgtttttttagtattgagtacaattataaatattaatataataataatatgaagtatattgtaaaattgaaaataaaaaaattacttgtTCAAATATGTGAACTTTTCAGCTCCCGATCTTACTCATATAATAACATTAAATTACTATTTATGTGAAACACATGAcacttaaattattatttacaaGAGAAAGTATTTGTGCGTTATGGCGGTGTAAATGGTCgaggtgataggttatagagtgtgataggtcacaTGAGGTGAGGCCTTATCCATACGGGTTCCgtcctcgaatttaaaaattcgtcgaaagtatatcacaTGATCTCTCGAATGAAAGAACATCAAATTTTAAGAAAacctatataacttttatacttTATCGATATactgtttttgagataaaattttttaaatgaatttgaggaataaaatgatttatggaggagaaaaaaaaatgagttgggGGAAGAAAATGTTGAAAAGTTGGAAAATTTTGACgcgaacaaatgttttataatgtagtatagatagaGATTTGAAACACATAACATTTTCGGTCGGTCTTTATGGCATGTGAAACACCTCGTCGGACGCCGAGCAGCTCGAAGACGCAATTAGCACGGGCGTCGTCCACTATGGCGTCCAGAGGGTTCGTTCCAAGTTTAGACGGGCATTGGATTGCCGTGTGGGTCCCAAAATCGAGTTTGTGGCTTTggaaataaatttattattattattattattattttttattattatttttttttttagatctgcttgtaaatatacatatattttataggaTAAAAGACAACCTACTTTTTTGTCTTTATATTTTTACCCTTAAACTTTTTAACTATTAGAAAGCAGTTTATTATAGTAtaattttagtatttttattttttaacctttgattaatatgtatatttgtttaaaattctagtgtgttattattattattattattattattattattattattttgtttttttttcaatattattattattactattattattaaaagtttttttatgtgaataaagaaaattgaaataataaaataatggatGAATATTGGAAGAATATGAGAAAAAGTAaggggttataaggagggggtgTTTTTGGGATGTtataaaagagagaaaaactgGTAAATAGTTGAAAAATAAAGGAATAAGAGATGTATAATGTAACatcccgactacggcggaaaactcgggatgcaaAATAAAGCACACgggcacatggatgttacataggaaaaactaaatgagtgcatagactAAGCATAAATAGTCGAATACATAGTGCAAATAAGCAAAACTTAGTTCTCAAACATAAATTCCATagcattcaaataaaatttaagataagttcccacgcaggggaaacggtTAGGCATATGGCCAACTAGCACATAAGAAGGCATGCAAGACTCCCAATCCTAAAcctgaagtctgctacgagtcccatgctaccaatcctagccacgatttgcttggttacctgaaaggaatacttaaaagagtcaacacaaaggttggtgagttcgtaggtttgaaatCATGATTGTTTACTTGAAACCTTATTTGAATCACAATTGCTTGCTTGAATAACCACAAGAAACATTTATCGTTTGAATAATCAAGTTATATTCCGTTAGATATGAATACGCGAATAAAGTAGAATGGTTTGGCTATAGACCTACTTACGATGCATAATTGTGAGAATGTGTATAATCGTGCACTCACGGTACCtggctagtatatatatatcgtgcactcacagttataaacatgacatggctagtatgtatcaatcgtgaAGTAGTCTAGTAGCCGTAGAATAAACAATGAAAGCAGTTATGGCATATATGAAGGCATGtttagtattcctttcaccccaaaacataagtaaaaaggggctacgaagactcacagtggtCCGGTACAAGCACAGTTTgtaagcacagagaacaagcacagagatagataggttatatctatcaaaatccaagtatgtcttaaTGGAAACCTAAatacaagtcattgatcataaataagcacacgtattagttcttgtgatttaTCTATCATTGAAATGTctttgatgaactgatgatttggtccttaattatccttgaacgttttgacccaaaaagagtttgaatgagtatacacatatgtaattataatgataatgagttgaacatgtatttaataatgaactttagccttaaCAACTTAGTTTATTTGTTTATGGAACTTGCACTTTAATGATCAAGTTATGGGAACATGATCGTTTAGTTTCCTAGATGTACAAGATCGTATTATGGCACATGAATTGAAATGACTCTGGAGGTTGATGAACCAAGATCGTTTTTAGAGTACAAATTgaatcaagatcgtcctagggtttaATGAagacaagatcgtcctagctggaGCTGagacaagatcgtcctagcttaaGCCAAGACAAGATCGTCCTAACTTAGTTgtgacaagatcgtcctagctcaAGCCAagacaagatcgtcctagctgagCTGAGACAAGACCGTCTTAGCTGAAGCCAAGACAAGATCGTCTTATAGCTTCCagggttcaagatcgtttcaaggtttGAGCAAAGACACGATCATTTTGTTTCAAGAGCAAaggttgagcaaaaccaatccaaaagattagttacccaagaagtgaaTGGTTTCCAACCACATACCAAAACAACATCACAATCACCACACGAGATTCAACGAATAAGCACAAGGGAGTAGGAGGGCTGCCCTAGGACGGTCTTGGtgatcaagatcgtcctagtgccCAAGAACAAAACCGTTTTAGTCACTAAAACGGGCTGATCAAGAACAAATGCACAAAAGAGtgtctagatcgatttcaggaCATGTTTGGACATAGCACTagaacatatatacacaataacACTATCTCATAACACTTTTACTGAtttcaagatcaaatataacataatcaagTTGTGACTTCAGGAATAAGTTATacctttattttcaaaaatgggttttgtagattaaagcatgttatgacccaaatttgttcatataaatattactaaacacatttagacacaaccccattaactattaacacgattttcattcaagaattggGCCAAATCATcgagaacataaacttgaaaaagtacacctttaatttgatcaaaaacccatcaaatgttgttgttacctgtgaaatgattcaagaagtgtgttttgattatcataaggatgctaaaagtacaaacgatttcgaTTGAatgtatcaaaatcaaaagatgctcttgtgtgtgttttatggtgtctggagtgtgtgttttagtgagagagtgggGAGGTGGAGAAGATGAAGGGAATggggtttctctctctaactctctatttatagttttccaatattaaataaacttaataaGTGAAAGGAatatttgcgaacattttgaactagaacttttatgaacacgaacatTTACGacccgaactttaatattttatcatattaaatcacaaactcgtcatataaatcaagatttaacatcaaattgaccttcatataagcacataattgggTCTAAAGAttatcaagaacttaaataaattgaactatctagccgttctaatggcgaaaATACGATTCGAGGAACTTAtctagaacatttctaagacggttgttacatataAGGAGAGGGattaagatcctctaaagttataccaactttataggtaaagttgatataactttagaggatctctaTCCATAAGGAGAGGCCTTAGCGACATGTCATTAGGTATGCAAATTAacttcttaatttatttatccttatctaatgttattttttaatttaattgagaTTTGCTAAATCCATactataactaaaaataaaagattggggtgtacttggcacccctaatttCCCTTATTAGGCCTAATTAGCTTCCCTCCTAATTAATTtagctttctttttttttttagattttttttttcgcttattaaatagataattatatttatgacTTTATCATAAATTGTTTTCTATCAAAATAAATCTATTTaagttttaaagatatataactctcccaataaattattatatatacaacctaatttttattaatcattctcattcatattattCATCTCATTcctatctttaataaaaaaaatcaaattcagtaaatttctcaacaaaatAACATacgttttttttatatcactttaattttattttttgtattttgttcatgtttgtttattatttgatattgaattgttatgctattttttcttttctttcttttttttttttttgggggggggggggggtaaaaGGGTATTTACCCTTTGGATaaaattattaaagaaaataaaagtcatACAAATTACTATGGGCATACCCATAGAGGAGTACATTTTACAAAATATCAATGCACATCCCAATTACTAAAACTAAAAACTAAGAACCaggaaaataaagaaataagtattttattacaaaataataGAGAAAAAATCCTAAATAAAACACTTTTgctgttattgttatttttcatttcttttaatttagtttgttatcAATTGTAGTTTTATCATGGTTTATTCTTATACTACAAAAtggtttattcttttataattgtttttccatgttttgttattttttttacctgTTTTGTTATTCATCATTTTGATATCTAcctttgatttatatattttaagactatcCGCTTATCGGACGGGTTTGAAGACTAGCTAaactataaaatttatatataaagtgcATTAACTAGTTACACATTTATcacaaaattcaaaattagatTTCTTATTTGAAAACTACAATTTTATTATGTACATTAAGTATAGATTTTGGAGCTCTATATATAAGATCTCAACTTAAATTATAACCAACTTCTTTTTATTCAACCatagacaaaaagtttaaacttGTTTTTGAAAAGTTAATGAACAGTACTTGATTATTTTAAAATACCTAATAtgaaaaaatgaattaaaactTTTGAATAACTTATTAAGCTAAACCAATAATTTTTAGTACGTGTCATCAAGGTGCACATAAAGATGTAACTAATATCACcttataaattgaaaaatataatatatctacAACAGTTTAATAGTAATTtgatcaaaagttttttttttaaaaaaaaagttttcaaaaaacttttaactagggctgtaaacggttcggttagctagaaattttgaaccgtttttcgggtttcggttcggttagttagaaattttgaatcGTTAAGTTCGGTTACCCGAAAAAGTTGGttaatttcggttttattttcagttaaccatttattaaagttatgctaatataaattttaagttttaattacaatagtcaatttacattgcattaattaattttttttatatataatagttatttaactacattaatattttgttttataaataaatatacattttatctaattgtgaattacttttttctaacgTTTTATTTATACAATGTAAGTTTCTATCTAAGAGTATcatgatttactacttaaaatgtcttttatatgatattactaatgtttttgataaatatcttaaacaaagttaacaacttttcttaaaaagagtatatatataagaaaattacttataaTATTCAAGATTAATTatagattgtgaaagaaagtt
Coding sequences within:
- the LOC122591252 gene encoding probable linoleate 9S-lipoxygenase 5, which translates into the protein MDELFRKFANLLLRKNNEIKKTTIVKGKVVLMKKNVLDFNDLGASVLDRAHELFGQHISIQFISVTHADRGSSSEKGLRGKLAGKPAILEDWISTIAPLTAEESAFEVTFEWDEEFGLPGAFIVQNFHHSEFYLMTLNLENVPGHGEVHFVCNSWVYPAKNYTKDRIFFSNRAYLPSETPELLRPYREDELETLRGNGTGMLQEWDRVYDYDVYNDLSNPDDEEKKRPIIGGSSEYPYPRRGRTGRSPAKSDPKYESRLSFIQSSTIYVPRDERFGHLKRSDFLAYGLESVLKLLLPEFEALSDTTLDEFDSLDDVMKLYKGGIKLPEGPSLDFILTDIPIQVLKEIVRSDGEGLSKYSTPQVINADPNAWSTDEEFAREMLAGVNPVLIQLLQEFPPISKLDVKVYGNQNSSIRSHHIEEHLDGLDVQEVLKAKRLFILDHHDSLMPYVRRINSTSSKIYATRTLLILQKDGTLKPIAIELSLPHPDDDKLGAISKVCTPSKVGVEAEIWHLAKTYVAVNDTGVHQLISHWLHTHAVVEPFVIATNRQLSVLHPINKLLHPHFRDTMNINASARNILISSGGVIERTFFTGKYSVEICSKIYKDWVFPNQALPTDLISRGMAVEDSNAPHGLRLVIEDYPYAVDGLEIWSAIKTWVEDYCKFYYKNDDMVQKDVELQSWWKELREEGHGDLKHETWWPKMSSVQEVIDSCCIIIWVTSALHAAVNFGQYPYAGYPPNRPTLSRRLMPEPDTPEYDELKDDPKKFFLKTVSPQLQSLLSVTLIEILSRHTSDEIYLGQRECPEWTMDAEPLKAFQKFGNKLKEIEEIIVNRNNDKKFKNRFGPVQVPYTLLLPSSEEGLTGRGIPNSVSI